A stretch of the Methylacidiphilum caldifontis genome encodes the following:
- the pstA gene encoding phosphate ABC transporter permease PstA has translation MNTFYLLRKLKDIFVKLFCVFSALCVIVPFLFILVFLFKSGASSLDFDFFTQLPKPIGEKDGGIANAIIGTLILMGLTFFIGTPIGILSGIFICEYGNDTLKKIVRFSADFFNSTPSIVIGIIVYSWIVIPMHGFSAIAAAVALSLIFVPIVCRTTEDALLLVPKELRDAALALGIRKWKVICYIMLETAKQGILSGILVALARIAGETAPLLFTAFGNQYWTFRLNEPVSALPLLIFEYAISPYEQWHKEAWASALILLSLIFLLHFSLRVLLRKTT, from the coding sequence ATGAACACATTTTATCTATTAAGAAAACTCAAAGATATTTTCGTTAAGTTGTTTTGCGTTTTTTCAGCTTTATGCGTTATCGTTCCTTTTCTTTTCATTCTTGTTTTTCTCTTTAAATCTGGAGCCTCTTCTCTTGACTTTGATTTCTTCACTCAGCTCCCTAAACCAATTGGAGAAAAAGATGGAGGGATAGCTAATGCCATCATTGGAACACTGATTCTCATGGGACTGACTTTTTTTATAGGCACTCCGATTGGGATTCTGAGCGGAATTTTTATCTGCGAATATGGGAATGATACCCTAAAAAAAATTGTTCGATTCTCTGCAGATTTTTTTAACAGTACACCTTCGATCGTTATTGGAATAATAGTTTACAGTTGGATCGTTATTCCCATGCACGGATTTTCAGCGATAGCCGCAGCAGTCGCCTTAAGTCTAATATTTGTTCCTATAGTCTGTAGGACAACAGAAGATGCACTCCTCCTTGTTCCCAAGGAGCTTCGGGATGCTGCTTTAGCCTTGGGGATAAGAAAATGGAAAGTCATCTGCTACATCATGCTTGAAACTGCAAAACAGGGAATTTTATCTGGGATTCTTGTCGCACTTGCCCGAATTGCAGGAGAAACCGCCCCATTGCTCTTTACCGCCTTTGGTAACCAATACTGGACCTTCAGGCTTAACGAACCGGTATCTGCACTTCCCTTACTCATATTCGAATACGCCATTTCTCCCTATGAACAATGGCATAAAGAAGCCTGGGCAAGTGCTCTCATACTTCTTTCATTGATATTCTTGCTCCATTTTTCTCTCCGTGTTCTTTTAAGAAAAACCACTTAA
- the pstC gene encoding phosphate ABC transporter permease subunit PstC, translated as MRKLKQQLQDYFFVILVYLCAFSLPFLLVFAAQKLFINCLPTVTKFGLYFLFNHDWNPVSGYFGALPFLYGTAMSAGFSLILASFLGLGTALFLTEFSPQWIQKPLIMLIQIMSAVPSVIWGLWAIFELIPLLQKYIVPFLKRNLGFLPLFQGDFYGVSMLSGCLIITIMILPIMISMAIEMIKSISPVYKEAVFALGSTQWESIRIGILPFIKRGLLGAAILGLGRAIGEAMAVTMVIGNKPEISLSLFSPAYTLSSVLANEFAESISKLHLSALYEIALILGAITIVVNILAQILIHGIEPLDLTKLLGKERMNTTSSLS; from the coding sequence ATGAGAAAATTAAAACAGCAATTACAGGACTATTTTTTTGTTATTTTAGTTTATCTCTGCGCTTTTTCTCTTCCTTTCCTGCTTGTCTTCGCAGCCCAAAAATTATTTATTAATTGTCTTCCAACCGTTACAAAGTTCGGCCTCTATTTTTTATTTAATCATGACTGGAATCCTGTTTCAGGCTACTTTGGAGCTTTGCCATTTCTTTATGGAACAGCCATGTCAGCTGGTTTTTCTTTAATCCTTGCCTCTTTTCTAGGGTTGGGAACAGCTCTTTTTCTCACTGAATTTTCTCCTCAATGGATTCAAAAACCCCTCATCATGCTTATACAGATCATGTCTGCTGTTCCCAGCGTGATCTGGGGACTATGGGCCATTTTTGAACTTATTCCCTTGTTGCAAAAATACATCGTCCCTTTTCTTAAAAGAAATTTAGGATTTTTGCCTCTCTTTCAGGGAGATTTTTATGGCGTCAGTATGCTATCGGGTTGTCTTATCATTACGATTATGATTCTGCCCATAATGATCTCAATGGCTATAGAAATGATTAAATCGATCTCCCCTGTATATAAGGAAGCGGTATTCGCACTGGGATCGACTCAATGGGAATCAATTCGAATCGGTATATTGCCTTTCATCAAAAGGGGTCTTTTAGGAGCCGCTATCCTTGGTCTTGGAAGGGCGATAGGTGAAGCGATGGCCGTAACGATGGTTATCGGGAACAAACCTGAAATTTCTCTTTCCTTGTTTTCTCCAGCCTATACCTTATCCAGTGTACTCGCTAATGAATTTGCTGAATCAATATCTAAACTCCATTTGAGTGCACTTTACGAAATAGCCTTGATTCTTGGAGCAATAACAATCGTCGTAAATATTCTAGCCCAAATTCTCATTCATGGAATAGAACCACTCGATTTAACGAAGCTGCTGGGCAAAGAAAGAATGAATACAACCTCTTCTTTATCATGA
- the pstS gene encoding phosphate ABC transporter substrate-binding protein PstS — translation MPFFQKLSIFLGILILPYLLFMNGLVSSHSNDYLTLNGAGGSFPYPLYSKWFFEYAKIKPSIHFNYQPIGSGGGIQQLLNQTIDFAGSDSPIPDILISGKQNRIIHIPTVAGAVVIAFNLPKITTLYLDKDTIGDIFLGNISRWNDARIAALNPQSPLPNLPIVIIHRSDGSGTTYIFTEYLSKISPSWAKNTGKGTAVQWPMGIGAKGNAGVAAAIKTIQGSIGYLELAYAVQNNFPMAAIKNRCGQYVLPSIRSVVQSFPAVFDSDDLRISLTDSSQPGAYPIAGLTWILLNSHTPHRLTIDYLCQFLSWALTEGQAYALPLDYSPLPQPLRQKVLTVLESLTGKSPLSDLFWKWRVVNFHRNKKNDFCPIAY, via the coding sequence ATGCCTTTTTTTCAAAAACTTTCTATCTTTCTTGGAATTTTAATTCTTCCCTATTTGCTGTTTATGAATGGACTGGTCAGCTCCCATAGCAATGATTATCTGACACTCAACGGTGCTGGGGGCAGTTTTCCTTATCCTCTCTATTCGAAATGGTTTTTCGAATATGCAAAAATTAAGCCCTCCATTCATTTCAATTACCAACCTATCGGTTCGGGTGGAGGCATACAGCAATTACTGAATCAAACAATTGATTTTGCCGGTTCCGATAGCCCTATCCCCGATATCTTGATTTCTGGCAAACAAAACAGAATAATCCATATTCCTACCGTAGCCGGTGCTGTAGTCATCGCTTTTAATTTGCCTAAAATCACCACGCTTTATTTAGACAAGGATACTATTGGAGACATTTTTCTAGGAAATATTTCCCGGTGGAACGATGCTCGGATCGCAGCATTAAATCCTCAATCCCCACTACCCAATCTTCCTATTGTGATTATCCATAGATCCGATGGAAGTGGAACAACCTACATTTTTACTGAGTATCTCTCCAAGATCAGCCCAAGCTGGGCTAAAAATACCGGGAAGGGTACCGCTGTTCAATGGCCGATGGGTATAGGAGCTAAAGGAAATGCCGGAGTTGCCGCTGCAATCAAAACGATTCAAGGATCTATCGGTTATCTTGAACTGGCTTATGCAGTTCAAAATAACTTCCCCATGGCTGCCATAAAAAACCGCTGCGGCCAATACGTGTTACCTTCGATTAGAAGCGTCGTTCAATCATTTCCTGCAGTTTTCGATAGCGATGATTTGCGCATTTCGTTAACGGATTCTTCTCAGCCCGGAGCATATCCCATTGCAGGGCTAACATGGATACTATTGAATAGTCACACCCCGCACAGGCTCACAATCGATTATCTCTGCCAATTCTTGTCTTGGGCCTTAACTGAGGGACAAGCTTATGCACTTCCCTTAGATTATTCTCCTCTCCCCCAACCTCTCAGACAGAAAGTTTTAACCGTTCTTGAATCATTAACAGGGAAAAGTCCCCTTTCAGATCTTTTTTGGAAATGGAGAGTTGTGAATTTTCATCGGAATAAAAAAAATGACTTCTGCCCAATAGCCTATTAA
- a CDS encoding polyprenyl synthetase family protein, which translates to MNGSIVSFSLIVNMPMEIENYIFQQQQVVESALRKFVTEKSKKPRILHEAIDYCLFSGGKRLRPILCLAGAHTVCLKSDCALPLACAVECIHTYSLVHDDLPSMDNDDFRRGKPSLHKIYGEALAILTGDALLALAFEIASLCSPVGKNYPVSQMIWELARTAGSRALVGGQAADLEAEGKEIGLNQLRYIHCRKTAALITTSLRLGAMAADADKKTLNLITRYGRSLGLAFQIIDDILDVTQTTEVLGKSAGKDQKAQKATYPRIMGLEYSKKAAEFYTQKALCYASMLGEKGKLLSDLANFLLTRKK; encoded by the coding sequence ATGAACGGTTCGATTGTCTCATTCAGTTTGATTGTTAATATGCCTATGGAAATCGAAAATTATATTTTTCAGCAGCAGCAGGTAGTAGAATCAGCTCTTAGAAAATTTGTTACCGAGAAGTCAAAAAAGCCTCGCATTCTTCACGAAGCCATTGATTATTGCTTATTTTCCGGAGGAAAGAGATTAAGGCCCATTCTTTGTTTGGCCGGAGCACATACAGTCTGTCTAAAAAGTGATTGTGCACTTCCCCTGGCTTGTGCCGTTGAATGTATCCATACCTATTCTTTGGTCCATGATGATCTGCCCAGTATGGATAACGATGATTTCAGAAGGGGAAAACCCTCTCTTCATAAAATTTATGGCGAAGCGCTGGCTATTCTTACAGGCGATGCTTTGCTTGCCCTTGCCTTTGAAATAGCCAGTTTATGTTCTCCGGTAGGAAAGAATTATCCCGTTTCTCAAATGATCTGGGAGTTAGCAAGAACCGCTGGGAGCCGAGCATTAGTTGGAGGCCAAGCTGCTGACTTAGAAGCAGAAGGCAAAGAAATTGGATTAAATCAACTTCGATACATCCATTGCAGAAAAACTGCTGCATTAATTACTACTTCTTTGCGTTTAGGTGCAATGGCTGCAGATGCCGACAAGAAAACTTTGAACCTCATCACTCGATATGGGAGATCTTTAGGGCTCGCTTTCCAGATTATCGACGATATTCTTGATGTTACCCAAACGACCGAGGTCTTGGGGAAAAGTGCAGGAAAGGATCAAAAGGCTCAGAAAGCAACATATCCAAGAATAATGGGACTTGAATATTCCAAAAAAGCTGCAGAATTTTATACCCAAAAAGCCCTTTGCTATGCTTCTATGCTTGGGGAGAAAGGGAAACTGCTCTCTGATCTTGCTAACTTTTTGCTGACAAGGAAAAAATAA